The genome window GCCATGGTTCCGGTAGCGTCCTGGGTGAGGGTCTGATCGATCCGTATTGCGATCTCGCTGCCAGGTTCGCCCGTTCCGTGAACGAGATGAGCATGGATGATCTTCTGGGCTAGACTACGCATGACACACATCATCTCCTACAAGGTCATTTGCCAAGAGGAATCTGTCGGAGTCGCACGTAGATGTGGACTTGAGGGCTAACGCCACACTATCGCCTGCCCAATGCCGTTTTCGCCAGTCTGAAACCTGGCAGGCATACCTCACGTTCCTATGCTATTGAGTCACCCGGCCGGCGCGCACCTCCAATGCTCTCAGGTACTCCTCACGGGCAGCCGTCAAGTGCTGGCGCATCAACTGCTCTGCAAGCGCCACGTCCTTTTTCTCAACTGCCGCCAGAATCGCTACGTGCTCTCGCAACGCAGAAAGCTTTCGAGACTCCTCGGATAGAGTCACCCCTCTGAACGCGGCCTGATACTCCTGGTAGGTGTCGATCAGCCTAATCAACTGAGGCATTCTCGATGACCTGAATAGCGTGTCGTTAAACTGCCGAGCGACCCCCAATAGCTCCGCAATGTCGCCCTCATCAGTAAGGCGCCTCATTTCGGCTACGAGCTGGTAGAGCGTTCCCATCTCCTCTTCCGTGATGTTCTGGATTACGAAAGGGATTACCGCCACTTCCAGAGCCTCGCGAATGGCGAAAACTTCTATGGCAGCCTTCGGCGTGATGCCGAGGACCACGACGCTCCTCCGAGGTTGGTATTCGATCAAGCCCTCCGTTT of Clostridia bacterium contains these proteins:
- a CDS encoding GntR family transcriptional regulator — encoded protein: MASFDPSNARTIRELVHETLRQAIFQGELKDGDRLIEKELAEKLRVSRTPIREAMRKLETEGLIEYQPRRSVVVLGITPKAAIEVFAIREALEVAVIPFVIQNITEEEMGTLYQLVAEMRRLTDEGDIAELLGVARQFNDTLFRSSRMPQLIRLIDTYQEYQAAFRGVTLSEESRKLSALREHVAILAAVEKKDVALAEQLMRQHLTAAREEYLRALEVRAGRVTQ